A portion of the Stegostoma tigrinum isolate sSteTig4 chromosome 46, sSteTig4.hap1, whole genome shotgun sequence genome contains these proteins:
- the LOC132207358 gene encoding probable G-protein coupled receptor 139, whose amino-acid sequence MLAMVTADLLVMLINVILFHIVSRLFPYSFLSYTVVIKLILYMSCTNVYLSVWYTVCFTFDRYVAICCHKLKTKYSTVRTASRVIIIVSVLVYLENIPFWFAYEHQRTIKNIQWGFRPSVIFLTSPVGAMYSRLQNVLVTWIPFILILLFNGLTARHIVISNISRRRLRAQQAESQTDPEMKSRRKSIVLLFLVSGSFMLLNMTSAVSSLINTLAVLDQIHYTSPPYIATETGYLLTHLSSCTNTCIYAMTQTRFRAELQNVLNSPWTLFLAMVNALKKCRKILGAS is encoded by the coding sequence ATGCTTGCTATGGTGACTGCAGATCTGCTGGTCATGCTCATTAATGTCATTTTGTTTCACATTGTGAGCAGACTGTTCCCATATTCATTCCTCTCCTACACTGTGGTTATCAAACTCATATTGTACATGAGCTGCACTAATGTGTATCTGTCCGTGTGGTACACAGTCTGCTTCACTTTTGACCGATATGTAGCTATATGCTGTCACAAACTTAAAACCAAGTACAGCACAGTGAGAACTGCATCCAGGGTCATTATAATTGTCTCGGTGCTGGTATATTTAGAGAATATTCCCTTTTGGTTTGCATATGAACATCAACGGacaattaaaaatattcagtgggGATTCCGTCCCAGTGTGATCTTTCTCACATCGCCTGTAGGTGCGATGTACTCCAGGCTGCAGAATGTATTAGTTACATGGATTCCGTTCATTCTGATATTACTATTTAACGGTTTGACTGCCAGACACATTGTAATCAGCAATATTAGCCggaggagactccgggctcagcAGGCTGAAAGTCAGACTGATCCAGAGATGAAAAGCCGAAGGAAATCAATTGTTTTACTCTTCCTGGTGTCGGGCAGTTTTATGCTGCTGAATATGACATCTGCAGTGAGTTCTTTGATCAATACCTTGGCTGTGCTTGACCAAATACACTATACCTCACCCCCATACATTGCCACTGAGACTGGGTATCTACTCACTCACTTGAGTTCTTGTACAAACACGTGCATCTATGCAATGACGCAAACCAGATTCAGGGCAGAGCTGCAAAATGTGTTGAACTCTCCTTGGACACTCTTTTTGGCAATGGTCAACGCATTAAAAAAATGCCGCAAAATTTTGGGTGCTTCCTAA